A portion of the Rickettsiales bacterium genome contains these proteins:
- the prs gene encoding ribose-phosphate diphosphokinase, translating into MIILAGSSNLELSKNIADLLSVKLIQANHKLFEDQEMKIEINEDFTGEEVIIIQSTSKPVNNNLMELLLLTDSAKHANAAKITALIPYFGYARQNISSSENKPSSMNLITYLIKTAGVDRIIALDLHAEQANLENILPSPLWKPLFLQSNDHVIVSPDNGAMERAESFSKDIDCCLAIINKP; encoded by the coding sequence GAACATTGCAGATTTGCTTTCTGTTAAGCTTATTCAGGCCAATCATAAATTATTTGAAGACCAAGAAATGAAGATTGAAATTAATGAGGACTTCACAGGAGAAGAAGTAATTATCATCCAATCCACTTCTAAGCCAGTTAATAATAATCTAATGGAGTTATTGTTGCTAACTGACTCCGCTAAGCATGCAAATGCTGCCAAGATTACTGCGTTAATTCCATATTTTGGCTATGCAAGACAAAATATTTCTTCATCTGAAAATAAACCTTCATCTATGAATCTAATCACTTATTTAATAAAAACTGCTGGGGTTGATAGAATTATAGCTTTAGACTTGCATGCTGAGCAAGCAAATTTAGAAAACATACTTCCCTCCCCTTTATGGAAGCCATTATTTTTACAGAGCAATGATCATGTTATTGTGTCGCCCGATAATGGAGCGATGGAAAGAGCAGAAAGCTTTAGCAAGGATATTGATTGTTGCCTGGCTATAATCAATAAACCCAG